A section of the Cryobacterium soli genome encodes:
- a CDS encoding DNA gyrase/topoisomerase IV subunit B, with protein MSSDYSARHLSVLEGLDAVRKRPGMYIGSTDSRGLMHCLWEIIDNSVDEALSGHGSSIGIVLHPDESVEVSDTARGIPVDIEPKTGLSGVEVVFTKLHAGGKFGSGSYAASGGLHGVGASVVNALSERLDVEVDRDGKTWAMSFHRGEPGVFADTGEKSPDAPFTPFEKTSELRVVGKVKKGVTGTRIRYWADRQIFTKGASFQTDDLMGRARQTAFLIPGLTINIDDRRGETPLAESFTFAGGISEFVDHLAVDTPITDTWRLTGAGSFTETVPVLTDSGAMIPTELVRDCQVDIALRWGTGYDTVVKSFVNIIATPKGGTHQAGFDAGLLKFLRAQVEQNARRLKVGSDKLEKDDIMAGLTAVLTVRLPEPQFEGQTKEVLGTPAVRAIVAAVIQKTMTERFTSAKRDDKTQSAVVLDKIVAEMKSRISARAHKETQRRKNALESSSLPAKLVDCRSNDVALSELFIVEGDSALGTAKLARDSEHQALLPIRGKILNVQKASVSDMLSNLECASIIQVIGAGSGRSFDLSAARYGKVIIMSDADVDGAHIRTLLLTLFFRYMRPMIEAGRIFAAVPPLHRVVVMNPGSKPNETIYTYSELELQGVLAALKKSGKRYQDPIQRYKGLGEMDADQLATTTMERSHRTLRRVQVADAEMAGKVFELLMGNDVAPRKEFIVDSADKLSRDRIDV; from the coding sequence GTGAGTTCTGACTATTCCGCCCGCCACCTCTCGGTCCTCGAAGGCCTCGACGCGGTGCGCAAACGCCCCGGCATGTACATCGGTTCCACCGACTCCCGCGGGCTCATGCACTGCCTCTGGGAGATCATCGACAACTCCGTCGACGAGGCGCTGAGCGGGCACGGGTCATCGATCGGCATTGTCCTGCACCCCGACGAGAGCGTCGAGGTCAGCGACACCGCCCGCGGCATCCCTGTGGACATCGAACCGAAGACCGGTCTGTCTGGTGTGGAGGTGGTGTTCACCAAGCTGCACGCCGGCGGAAAGTTCGGTAGCGGCTCCTACGCCGCGTCGGGCGGTCTGCATGGCGTCGGCGCCTCGGTCGTGAACGCGCTGTCCGAACGTCTCGACGTGGAGGTCGACCGGGACGGCAAGACCTGGGCGATGTCCTTCCACCGCGGCGAGCCGGGGGTGTTCGCCGACACCGGCGAGAAGAGCCCGGATGCGCCGTTCACCCCGTTCGAGAAGACCAGCGAATTGCGCGTGGTGGGCAAGGTCAAGAAGGGTGTGACGGGCACCCGCATCCGCTACTGGGCCGACCGGCAGATCTTCACCAAGGGCGCGTCCTTCCAGACCGACGACCTGATGGGCCGGGCCCGCCAGACTGCGTTCCTGATTCCAGGGCTCACGATCAACATCGACGACAGGCGGGGGGAGACGCCCCTGGCGGAATCCTTCACCTTCGCCGGCGGCATCTCCGAGTTCGTCGACCACCTCGCCGTGGACACCCCGATCACGGACACCTGGCGGCTCACGGGCGCCGGAAGCTTCACCGAGACCGTGCCCGTACTCACCGATTCCGGAGCCATGATCCCGACCGAACTGGTCAGGGACTGCCAGGTCGACATCGCCCTGCGCTGGGGGACCGGCTACGACACCGTCGTCAAGAGCTTCGTCAACATCATCGCCACGCCCAAGGGCGGCACGCACCAGGCAGGGTTCGATGCCGGGTTGCTCAAGTTCCTGCGGGCGCAGGTGGAACAGAACGCCCGCCGGCTCAAGGTGGGCAGTGACAAGCTCGAGAAGGACGACATCATGGCCGGCCTCACGGCCGTGCTCACGGTGCGGCTGCCTGAACCGCAGTTCGAGGGGCAGACCAAGGAGGTCCTCGGGACCCCGGCCGTGCGCGCGATCGTGGCCGCTGTGATCCAGAAGACCATGACCGAGCGCTTCACCTCGGCCAAGCGCGACGACAAGACGCAGTCCGCCGTGGTGCTGGACAAGATCGTCGCCGAGATGAAGTCCCGCATCTCCGCCCGGGCGCACAAGGAGACCCAGCGCCGGAAGAACGCCCTGGAGAGCTCGTCGCTGCCGGCCAAGCTCGTGGACTGCCGCAGCAACGACGTGGCGCTCAGCGAACTGTTCATCGTCGAGGGCGACTCCGCCCTCGGCACGGCCAAGCTGGCCAGGGACAGCGAACACCAGGCGCTGCTGCCGATCCGGGGCAAGATCCTCAACGTGCAGAAGGCGTCGGTCTCCGACATGCTCTCCAACCTCGAGTGCGCCTCCATCATCCAGGTCATCGGTGCCGGCTCAGGGCGCAGCTTCGACCTCTCCGCCGCGCGCTACGGCAAGGTCATCATCATGAGCGACGCCGATGTCGACGGCGCGCACATCCGCACCCTGCTGCTCACCCTGTTCTTCCGCTACATGCGGCCGATGATCGAGGCAGGCCGGATCTTCGCCGCGGTGCCGCCGCTGCACCGGGTGGTCGTGATGAACCCGGGCAGCAAGCCCAACGAGACCATCTACACCTACTCGGAGCTTGAACTGCAGGGAGTGCTCGCTGCGCTGAAGAAGAGCGGCAAGCGCTACCAGGACCCGATCCAGCGGTACAAGGGCCTGGGCGAGATGGACGCCGACCAGCTGGCCACCACGACCATGGAACGCTCGCACCGCACGCTGCGCCGGGTGCAAGTGGCCGACGCCGAGATGGCGGGCAAGGTCTTCGAACTGCTCATGGGCAATGACGTCGCCCCGCGCAAGGAGTTCATCGTGGACAGCGCCGACAAGCTCAGCCGCGACCGCATCGACGTCTGA
- a CDS encoding DUF7455 domain-containing protein produces MSQIATENGAVDQQGAPHQLTAADRCDACGAQAYIRVVVNNSELLFCAHHGRKHQEKLAAIAESWHDESSRLFEDQKS; encoded by the coding sequence ATGTCCCAGATCGCCACCGAAAATGGTGCCGTCGACCAACAGGGCGCCCCCCACCAGCTCACCGCGGCCGACCGCTGCGACGCTTGTGGCGCTCAGGCCTACATCCGTGTAGTCGTGAACAACAGCGAGTTGCTCTTCTGCGCCCACCATGGTCGCAAGCACCAGGAGAAGCTCGCCGCGATCGCCGAAAGCTGGCACGACGAGTCGAGCCGACTCTTCGAAGACCAGAAGTCCTAG
- a CDS encoding type 1 glutamine amidotransferase, whose protein sequence is MTVDPSASLTIVTLLPRLLDTNGDAANARVLAQRARWAGLQASVVPVHTPADLPPVVDLVVIGSGTDTDLGGVRDALQPLSAALRGWLADGVPVLAVGTGWELLSDGVDLSGGGTVDGLGLVRGRATARPARATDDLVVATGTERLIGFENHARGYVNAAAALGSVLSGTGNGDGTEGTREGSFIGTHLHGPVLARNPVLADRLLGAACAARGIILDASAHTETVDEMAKAARNQVAVRLSLASE, encoded by the coding sequence ATGACAGTGGACCCCTCGGCCTCCCTCACCATCGTGACGCTGCTCCCGCGCCTGCTCGACACCAACGGCGACGCCGCGAACGCGCGGGTGCTCGCCCAGCGGGCTCGCTGGGCCGGGCTGCAGGCTTCTGTCGTGCCCGTGCACACCCCGGCCGACCTTCCGCCCGTCGTGGACCTCGTCGTGATCGGGTCGGGAACGGACACCGACCTCGGCGGCGTCAGGGACGCCCTGCAGCCGCTCTCGGCTGCTCTGCGCGGCTGGTTGGCCGACGGGGTACCGGTTCTTGCCGTCGGCACCGGCTGGGAACTGCTCAGCGACGGCGTCGACCTGTCCGGCGGCGGCACCGTGGACGGTCTCGGCCTGGTGCGCGGACGCGCGACGGCCCGGCCGGCTCGCGCCACCGACGACCTCGTCGTGGCCACCGGCACGGAGCGCCTGATCGGGTTCGAGAACCACGCGCGGGGCTATGTGAACGCCGCGGCAGCACTGGGGTCGGTGCTCTCGGGCACCGGGAACGGCGACGGCACGGAGGGAACCCGCGAAGGCAGCTTCATCGGGACCCACCTGCACGGGCCCGTCCTTGCACGCAACCCCGTGCTGGCCGATCGTTTGCTCGGCGCGGCGTGCGCCGCCCGGGGGATCATCCTCGACGCATCCGCTCACACCGAGACTGTCGATGAAATGGCAAAAGCCGCACGCAACCAGGTTGCAGTGCGGCTCAGCCTCGCCTCAGAGTAG
- a CDS encoding MurT ligase domain-containing protein translates to MPGLVVNTIAPGFLPRTLNSFPQGLVIVTGSSGKSTTTKMLVAALRAHGSDVFTNPSTANISQGLTSALLEQVTLTGRIAGDIAVLEMDEGHGALISGALEPRVVVLTNVMVDQIDRFHDSDMVAAMLAKIAARATGTVVINADDRYLVDIGDAIRPPVSVGRYGVTEAVLAANPRGLGYAATADTRLNGDDGMLLTEVDGRDARVRVDGTDLAVRLPARGTHYAVDALTALAATRAALGTAFDAARATAAISGIAPVFGRGEVVTVRGTSVEFVLVQNPASFQLNVDSLAPGTEQILVAVGSDVRDPSYLWPADTSGLGHVLIASGSKAHDIALQLVYDGVTVDRVEPDLGRALDDFLALPEPATGMKTIIFSADSMRRTRAHLGLATNEANPS, encoded by the coding sequence GTGCCCGGCCTGGTAGTCAACACGATCGCGCCGGGTTTCCTGCCGCGCACCCTGAATTCCTTCCCCCAGGGCCTGGTCATCGTGACCGGCTCCAGCGGCAAGTCCACCACGACCAAGATGCTCGTGGCTGCGCTTCGGGCCCACGGCTCCGACGTCTTCACGAACCCGTCCACGGCGAACATCAGCCAGGGTCTCACCTCGGCTCTGCTTGAGCAGGTCACCCTGACGGGCCGCATCGCGGGCGACATCGCCGTGCTGGAAATGGACGAAGGGCACGGTGCGCTCATCTCCGGGGCGCTCGAGCCGCGCGTCGTGGTGCTCACCAATGTGATGGTCGATCAGATCGACCGGTTCCACGATTCCGACATGGTCGCGGCGATGCTCGCCAAGATCGCTGCACGCGCCACCGGCACCGTCGTCATCAACGCCGACGACCGGTACCTCGTCGACATCGGCGACGCCATCCGCCCGCCGGTCTCGGTGGGGCGCTACGGCGTGACCGAGGCCGTACTCGCGGCCAACCCTCGCGGGCTCGGCTACGCGGCCACGGCCGACACCCGGCTGAACGGTGACGACGGCATGCTGTTGACCGAGGTCGACGGCCGGGATGCCCGCGTGCGTGTCGACGGCACCGACCTGGCGGTCCGGCTGCCCGCGCGCGGAACGCACTACGCCGTGGATGCCCTGACGGCGTTGGCCGCGACGCGCGCCGCGCTCGGCACGGCCTTCGACGCCGCACGAGCGACCGCCGCGATCTCCGGCATCGCTCCGGTGTTCGGTCGCGGTGAGGTCGTCACCGTGCGCGGCACGAGCGTCGAATTCGTCCTCGTGCAGAACCCGGCCAGCTTCCAACTCAACGTCGACAGCCTGGCCCCCGGAACCGAGCAGATCCTCGTCGCCGTCGGCTCCGATGTGCGTGACCCGTCCTACCTGTGGCCGGCCGACACCTCGGGTCTCGGCCACGTACTCATCGCGTCGGGGTCCAAGGCCCACGACATCGCGTTGCAGCTCGTCTACGACGGTGTCACGGTCGACCGGGTGGAACCGGATCTCGGCCGGGCACTGGATGATTTCCTCGCCTTGCCTGAACCGGCCACGGGGATGAAGACCATTATTTTCTCGGCCGACTCCATGCGGCGCACACGCGCGCACCTGGGTCTGGCCACCAACGAAGCGAACCCCTCATGA
- a CDS encoding RNA polymerase sigma factor, translated as MATPTKTEPELKITETEAVDAAAVDAAPRTAAQKAAATRAAKAAAADGADAPEKAAPRKRAASTKTKAAAGKKKDGDSDAGDDDVVVAGDEHDSDDDENSDGSAKRVAPAEPLPSGALVLSLVDDEDEVPVYSSAITGATADPVKDYLKQIGKVALLNAAEEVELAMRIEAGLFAEDKLAQMTDAEKKSALGRELQWVAKDGARAKSHLLGANLRLVVSLAKRYTGRGMQFLDLIQEGNLGLIRAVEKFDYTKGFKFSTYATWWIRQAITRAMADQARTIRIPVHMVEVINKLARVQRQMLQDLGREPTPEELSRELDMTPEKVVEVQKYGREPISLHTPLGEDGDSEFGDLIEDTEAVVPADAVGFTMLQKQLESLLDSLSEREAGVIRMRFGLGDGMPKTLDQIGDTFGVTRERIRQIESKTMAKLRHPSRSQSLRDYLE; from the coding sequence ATGGCAACCCCAACGAAGACAGAGCCCGAATTGAAGATCACAGAGACCGAAGCAGTCGACGCAGCAGCCGTCGACGCCGCGCCCCGCACGGCCGCCCAGAAGGCCGCCGCGACCCGTGCGGCCAAGGCCGCCGCCGCCGACGGTGCCGACGCGCCCGAGAAGGCCGCCCCGCGTAAGCGTGCCGCCAGCACGAAGACCAAGGCCGCCGCCGGTAAGAAGAAGGACGGCGACTCCGACGCCGGCGACGACGACGTCGTGGTTGCCGGGGACGAGCACGACAGCGACGACGACGAGAACAGCGACGGTTCCGCCAAGCGCGTGGCCCCCGCCGAACCGCTGCCCAGCGGTGCGCTCGTGTTGTCGCTCGTGGACGATGAAGACGAGGTGCCGGTGTACTCCAGTGCCATCACCGGTGCCACGGCCGACCCCGTCAAGGACTACCTCAAGCAGATCGGTAAGGTCGCGCTGCTCAACGCCGCCGAGGAGGTCGAGCTGGCGATGCGCATCGAGGCCGGTCTCTTCGCCGAGGACAAACTCGCGCAGATGACGGATGCCGAGAAGAAGAGCGCCCTCGGCCGCGAACTGCAGTGGGTCGCCAAGGACGGCGCCCGGGCGAAGAGCCACCTGCTCGGTGCCAACCTGCGTCTCGTCGTCTCCCTGGCCAAGCGCTACACGGGCCGAGGGATGCAGTTCCTCGACCTGATCCAGGAGGGCAACCTGGGCCTGATCCGTGCCGTCGAGAAGTTCGACTACACCAAGGGCTTCAAGTTCTCCACCTACGCCACCTGGTGGATCCGCCAGGCCATCACCCGTGCGATGGCCGACCAGGCCCGCACCATCCGCATCCCCGTGCACATGGTCGAGGTCATCAACAAGCTCGCCCGGGTGCAGCGCCAGATGCTGCAGGACCTGGGCCGCGAGCCCACGCCGGAAGAGTTGAGCCGCGAACTCGACATGACCCCGGAGAAGGTCGTCGAGGTGCAGAAGTACGGCCGCGAGCCGATCTCCCTGCACACCCCGCTGGGCGAGGACGGCGACAGCGAATTCGGTGACCTCATCGAGGACACCGAAGCCGTCGTACCCGCCGATGCCGTGGGCTTCACCATGTTGCAGAAGCAGCTCGAGAGCCTGCTCGACTCCCTGTCCGAGCGTGAGGCGGGCGTGATCCGCATGCGCTTCGGACTCGGCGACGGCATGCCCAAGACTCTCGACCAGATCGGCGACACGTTCGGGGTCACCCGCGAACGCATCCGTCAGATTGAATCGAAGACCATGGCCAAGCTGCGCCACCCGTCCCGGTCGCAGTCCCTGCGCGACTACCTCGAGTAG
- a CDS encoding MFS transporter encodes MNSRRSWLIFSLGSFVYLSAVMQRTSLGIAGVSATERFGGSAAVLSSLAVVQLIVYAAAQIPVGVLIDRFGPRVLMLAGTILMVAGQLTLAFAPSITIAVVGRMLVGAGDATIFISMIRLITSWFSGRIVPQLSQWFGNIGQLGQVLSAVPLAWILHSWGWTPAFLVATLVAFTAFVVVVVAIRDRPAGSADQARPGTWGSALTQLRHSFSRPGTQLGFWSHFVTQSSGTVFTLLWGYPFMVYGLGYESGMAAAMLTIPVAAGILCGPVLGVLTARHPLRRSNIVLGIVSAMGTAWALVLLWPVAPPFPLVVLLLVVLGIGGPGSLIGFDFARTFNPQRSLGSANGVVNVGGFLASFVMMFLIGVLLDLQDGWRLAQGETSDLYALDSFRLAFAVQFVVIGAGVVMLVTTRKRTRRVLSRDEGIEVAPLWVELSRRMRRRGRGQ; translated from the coding sequence GTGAACTCTCGTCGATCCTGGTTGATCTTTTCCCTCGGGTCGTTCGTCTACCTCTCCGCCGTCATGCAGCGCACGTCGCTCGGCATCGCCGGGGTGTCGGCCACCGAACGATTCGGCGGCTCGGCCGCCGTCCTGTCCAGCCTCGCCGTGGTGCAGCTGATCGTCTATGCGGCGGCGCAGATCCCGGTCGGGGTTCTGATCGACCGGTTCGGCCCTCGAGTGCTCATGCTCGCCGGAACCATCTTGATGGTCGCCGGCCAGCTGACTCTGGCGTTCGCGCCGTCGATCACTATCGCGGTGGTGGGGCGGATGCTGGTGGGGGCGGGCGACGCCACCATCTTCATCTCCATGATCCGGTTGATCACCTCCTGGTTCAGCGGCCGGATCGTGCCGCAACTGTCGCAGTGGTTCGGCAACATCGGCCAGCTCGGCCAGGTGCTCTCGGCCGTTCCGCTGGCCTGGATCCTGCACAGCTGGGGCTGGACGCCGGCATTCCTCGTGGCCACCCTGGTCGCCTTCACGGCGTTCGTCGTCGTGGTCGTCGCCATCCGGGACAGGCCGGCGGGGTCCGCCGACCAGGCCAGGCCCGGCACGTGGGGCAGTGCGCTCACCCAGCTGCGGCACAGTTTCAGCCGGCCGGGAACCCAGCTCGGGTTCTGGTCGCACTTCGTCACCCAATCCTCCGGAACTGTCTTCACCCTGCTCTGGGGCTACCCCTTCATGGTCTACGGCCTGGGCTACGAGTCCGGCATGGCCGCGGCCATGCTGACCATCCCGGTGGCGGCGGGCATTCTCTGCGGGCCGGTGCTGGGTGTCCTCACGGCCCGCCATCCGTTGCGCCGCAGCAACATCGTGCTCGGCATCGTGTCGGCCATGGGCACAGCGTGGGCCCTGGTTCTCCTGTGGCCCGTCGCACCGCCGTTCCCGCTCGTCGTACTGCTGCTGGTTGTTCTGGGAATCGGCGGACCGGGCTCCCTGATCGGATTCGACTTCGCCCGCACCTTCAACCCCCAGCGCAGCCTGGGGTCGGCCAACGGAGTCGTGAACGTGGGTGGTTTTCTCGCCAGCTTCGTGATGATGTTCCTGATCGGCGTGCTCCTGGACCTCCAGGACGGGTGGCGGCTGGCCCAGGGTGAAACCAGCGACCTGTACGCGCTGGACTCGTTCCGGCTCGCCTTCGCGGTGCAGTTCGTGGTGATCGGCGCCGGAGTGGTGATGCTCGTCACGACACGCAAGCGCACCAGGCGGGTGCTCTCGCGCGATGAGGGAATAGAAGTGGCCCCGCTCTGGGTTGAACTGTCACGACGGATGCGTCGGCGCGGGCGCGGTCAGTGA
- a CDS encoding proteasome assembly chaperone family protein, whose product MRDPDEIYTLTADAAGVPEGLHLVAGLTGFTDAGGAVSQFTEYLLATLEHTVIAEFDADLLLDYRARRPIIYFDQDHLTDYRPPRLRLYLARDEIGQPFLLLAGFEPDFRWEQFTAAVLELVSRFTVSSTTWVNAIPMPVPHTRPIGVTVSGNRTDLIESMSVWRPHTQVPANALHLVEFRLQEMGAWAIGYVLLIPHYLADTEFPSAALSALESTSASTGLIFPTDLLREKNREFVARIDEQVGDNPELAKLVGTLEERYDAYMEGNTLRSPLTDEDGALPTADEIAAELEKFLATRRGRDDGQPG is encoded by the coding sequence ATGCGCGATCCCGATGAAATCTACACGCTCACTGCGGACGCCGCCGGCGTCCCCGAAGGGCTGCATCTTGTCGCGGGCCTGACCGGCTTCACCGATGCAGGCGGTGCCGTCTCGCAATTCACCGAGTATCTTCTCGCGACCCTCGAGCACACGGTCATCGCGGAGTTCGACGCCGATCTGCTCCTGGACTACCGGGCCCGCCGCCCGATCATCTACTTCGACCAGGACCACCTCACCGACTACCGGCCGCCGCGGCTGCGGCTGTACCTGGCCCGCGACGAGATCGGTCAGCCGTTCCTGCTCCTGGCCGGCTTCGAACCCGACTTCCGCTGGGAGCAGTTCACCGCCGCCGTGCTCGAGCTGGTCAGCCGGTTCACGGTGTCGTCGACGACCTGGGTGAACGCCATTCCCATGCCTGTGCCGCACACCCGGCCGATCGGCGTGACAGTGAGCGGCAACCGCACCGATCTCATCGAGAGCATGTCGGTCTGGCGTCCGCACACCCAGGTGCCCGCGAACGCGCTGCACCTGGTCGAATTCCGGCTCCAGGAGATGGGCGCCTGGGCGATCGGCTACGTCCTGTTGATCCCGCACTACCTCGCGGACACCGAGTTCCCGTCGGCGGCGTTGTCCGCCCTGGAGAGCACGAGTGCCTCCACCGGTCTGATCTTCCCGACCGACTTGCTCCGGGAGAAGAACCGCGAGTTCGTCGCCCGGATCGACGAGCAGGTCGGCGACAACCCCGAACTGGCGAAGCTGGTGGGCACTCTCGAGGAGCGCTACGACGCCTACATGGAGGGGAACACCCTGCGGTCCCCGCTGACCGACGAAGACGGGGCGCTGCCCACGGCCGACGAGATCGCGGCCGAGCTGGAGAAATTCCTCGCGACCCGCCGCGGCCGTGACGACGGCCAGCCCGGCTGA
- a CDS encoding leucyl aminopeptidase — protein sequence MTVPRISVSAQPAIESTADVLVVGAVQGKDGPTLFADPSFAPLAEQFKAVGVSGAKDQVVRFAPVVGSARSIAVVGLGAVVTSESLRYAAGSAVRQLTGAATVAFALPLADAEQAAAVLEGAALGGYSFTTYRKASLAGTSLPTGDITVHTDQAAAGAVDRADVVAGAVSLVKDLVNTPPLDLYPESLTALAQAAAEGLPVTLTVWDEDQLVADGFGGIAGVGQGSTRPPRLVKVSYAPAGAAKHLALVGKGITFDTGGLSLKPPASMVGMKYDMTGAATVLAVTLAAARLNLNVRITAWLCIAENMPSGSAIRPNDVLSIRGGRTVEVLNTDAEGRLVLADGLVAAGEEEPDAIIDVATLTGAAVVALGTRYSAVLGDDDLVEHVLAASTSEGELAWPMPMPEELRALLNSDVADIANAKIGNTGGGMLLAAVFLREFIGSVGEGDNARTIPWAHLDIAGSAQLVGGGLGFTAPGPTGVTVRTLLRLAEDFSRP from the coding sequence ATGACCGTTCCCCGCATTTCAGTGTCCGCACAGCCCGCGATCGAATCAACCGCCGATGTCCTCGTCGTCGGCGCCGTCCAGGGCAAGGACGGTCCCACCCTGTTCGCCGACCCCTCCTTCGCTCCCCTCGCCGAGCAGTTCAAGGCCGTCGGCGTCTCGGGCGCCAAGGACCAGGTCGTGAGGTTCGCCCCCGTCGTGGGCAGCGCGCGCAGCATCGCGGTCGTCGGCCTCGGCGCCGTCGTCACTTCAGAGTCGCTGCGGTACGCGGCCGGGTCCGCCGTCCGCCAGCTCACCGGCGCGGCCACCGTGGCGTTCGCCCTCCCGCTGGCGGATGCCGAGCAGGCCGCGGCGGTCCTGGAGGGGGCGGCCCTTGGCGGCTATTCCTTCACGACCTACCGCAAGGCCTCCCTGGCCGGCACCAGCCTCCCCACGGGTGACATCACCGTCCACACTGACCAGGCCGCGGCCGGTGCAGTCGACCGGGCGGACGTCGTCGCCGGGGCCGTGAGCCTCGTGAAGGACCTCGTCAACACTCCCCCGCTCGACCTCTACCCCGAATCCCTGACCGCCCTGGCCCAGGCCGCGGCCGAGGGGCTTCCCGTCACCCTGACGGTGTGGGACGAGGACCAGCTCGTCGCCGACGGCTTCGGCGGCATCGCCGGTGTCGGACAGGGCTCGACCCGCCCGCCCCGCCTGGTCAAGGTCAGCTACGCCCCGGCCGGCGCGGCCAAGCACCTGGCCCTCGTCGGCAAGGGCATCACCTTCGACACCGGCGGACTCTCGCTCAAGCCGCCGGCATCCATGGTGGGCATGAAGTACGACATGACCGGAGCGGCCACGGTCCTCGCCGTCACGCTCGCCGCCGCGCGCCTGAACCTGAACGTGCGCATCACGGCGTGGTTGTGCATCGCGGAGAACATGCCCTCCGGCTCGGCCATCCGCCCCAACGACGTGCTCAGCATCCGCGGCGGGCGCACGGTCGAGGTGCTCAACACCGACGCGGAGGGCCGCCTCGTCCTGGCCGACGGGCTCGTCGCGGCCGGAGAGGAAGAGCCGGATGCGATCATCGACGTCGCCACTCTGACGGGTGCCGCTGTCGTCGCCCTCGGCACGCGGTACTCGGCTGTGCTCGGCGATGACGACCTGGTGGAGCATGTCCTCGCTGCCAGCACGTCGGAGGGAGAGTTGGCCTGGCCGATGCCGATGCCCGAGGAACTGCGGGCCCTGCTGAACTCCGATGTCGCCGACATCGCCAACGCCAAGATCGGCAACACGGGCGGCGGCATGCTGCTGGCCGCCGTGTTCCTGCGGGAATTCATCGGCTCTGTGGGCGAGGGCGACAACGCCCGGACCATTCCCTGGGCGCACCTGGACATCGCCGGCAGCGCTCAGCTGGTCGGCGGCGGCCTCGGCTTCACGGCCCCCGGGCCCACCGGAGTCACCGTTCGAACCCTGTTGCGACTGGCCGAGGACTTTTCACGCCCGTAG
- the lpdA gene encoding dihydrolipoyl dehydrogenase codes for MSEQNFDLVVLGGGSGGYAAALRAVQLGLTVGLIEKDKLGGTCLHVGCIPTKALLHSAEVADVSRESAKYGVTTSFEGIDMAAVTAFREGIVASKFRGLQGLIKARGITVISGEGRLVSPTTVQVGEDTIVGKNVVLATGSYSRSLPGLAIEGRVITSEQALELSYVPKKVAVLGGGVIGVEFASVWKSFGADVTIIEALPHLAPNEEESVSKQLERAFRKRGIEFSLGVRFQSVTQDDSGVVVTLENGTTIEAELLLVAVGRGPSTAGLGFEEAGITMDRGFVLTDERLATNIPGVYAVGDIVPGLQLAHRGFQQGIFVAEEIAGLSPIVVDDLNIPKVTYCDPEIASVGYTEAKAAAKFGVDKVSSYEYSLGGNGKSSILGTTGSIKVVREVDGPILGIHMIGARVGELIGEGQLIVNWEAYPEDLAPLLHAHPTQNEALGEAFLALAGKPLHAM; via the coding sequence GTGTCTGAACAGAATTTTGACCTTGTAGTTCTCGGTGGCGGCAGCGGCGGCTACGCGGCCGCCCTGCGCGCCGTCCAGCTCGGCCTGACCGTGGGCCTGATCGAGAAAGACAAGCTCGGCGGTACCTGCCTGCACGTCGGTTGCATCCCGACCAAGGCCCTGCTGCACTCCGCCGAGGTCGCCGACGTCAGCCGCGAGTCGGCCAAGTACGGCGTCACGACGTCGTTCGAAGGCATCGACATGGCGGCCGTCACGGCGTTCCGTGAGGGCATCGTCGCCAGCAAGTTCCGCGGACTGCAGGGCCTGATCAAGGCCCGCGGCATCACCGTCATCTCCGGAGAGGGCCGTCTGGTCTCCCCCACGACCGTCCAGGTCGGCGAGGACACCATCGTCGGCAAGAACGTGGTCCTGGCCACCGGTTCCTACTCCCGGTCGCTGCCCGGGCTGGCCATCGAAGGCCGCGTCATCACGAGCGAGCAGGCCCTCGAGCTCAGCTACGTGCCCAAGAAGGTCGCCGTGCTCGGTGGCGGCGTCATCGGCGTCGAATTCGCCAGCGTCTGGAAGTCCTTCGGCGCAGACGTGACCATCATCGAGGCGCTGCCGCACCTGGCCCCGAACGAAGAGGAATCCGTCTCCAAGCAGCTCGAGCGTGCCTTCCGCAAGCGCGGCATCGAGTTCTCCCTCGGCGTGCGGTTCCAGTCGGTCACCCAGGACGACTCCGGCGTCGTCGTCACCCTCGAGAACGGCACCACCATCGAGGCCGAGCTACTGCTCGTCGCCGTCGGACGTGGCCCCTCGACCGCCGGGCTCGGCTTTGAAGAGGCCGGCATCACCATGGACCGCGGTTTCGTTCTCACCGACGAGCGCCTCGCCACCAACATCCCCGGCGTCTACGCCGTGGGCGACATCGTCCCCGGCCTCCAGCTCGCGCACCGCGGCTTCCAGCAGGGCATCTTCGTCGCCGAGGAGATCGCCGGCCTGTCCCCGATCGTCGTGGACGACCTGAACATCCCCAAGGTCACCTACTGCGACCCTGAGATCGCATCCGTCGGCTACACCGAGGCCAAGGCCGCCGCCAAGTTCGGCGTCGACAAGGTCTCCAGCTACGAGTACAGCCTGGGCGGCAACGGCAAGAGCTCGATCCTGGGCACCACCGGCTCGATCAAGGTCGTCCGCGAAGTCGATGGCCCCATTCTCGGCATCCACATGATCGGCGCCCGCGTCGGCGAGCTGATCGGTGAAGGCCAGCTGATCGTGAACTGGGAAGCGTACCCGGAGGACCTCGCGCCGCTGCTGCACGCCCACCCCACCCAGAACGAAGCGCTCGGCGAGGCCTTCCTGGCCCTGGCCGGCAAGCCGCTGCACGCCATGTAG